A genome region from Bacteroidetes Order II. bacterium includes the following:
- a CDS encoding DUF1572 domain-containing protein, with product MTNDYLDSARKQFAYYKMLGDQTFSQVQDDKLFWQYNDESNSISTIVKHLWGNMLSRWTDFLTSDGEKDFRDRDAEFENDIQSREELLDKWNEGWTCLFNTINSLTADDLDKIIYIRNQGHTVIEAINRQLAHYPYHIGQIVFLGKMLAENGWASLSIPKGNSQLFNKDKFSKPKQREHFTDEFINDKK from the coding sequence ATGACAAATGACTATTTGGATAGCGCAAGAAAACAATTTGCGTATTACAAAATGCTTGGGGACCAAACGTTTTCGCAAGTGCAAGACGATAAATTGTTTTGGCAATACAATGACGAAAGCAACAGTATTTCGACAATCGTAAAACACCTTTGGGGCAATATGCTTTCACGTTGGACAGACTTTTTGACTTCGGACGGAGAAAAAGATTTTCGGGATAGAGACGCTGAATTTGAAAACGACATACAAAGCAGAGAAGAGCTTTTAGACAAATGGAACGAGGGTTGGACTTGCCTTTTCAACACAATCAACTCATTAACGGCAGACGATCTTGACAAAATTATTTACATACGTAATCAAGGACATACTGTAATTGAGGCTATTAACCGACAACTTGCACATTATCCATATCATATTGGGCAAATTGTATTTTTAGGGAAGATGCTTGCTGAAAACGGTTGGGCTTCGCTGTCAATTCCAAAAGGAAATTCTCAGCTATTCAACAAAGATAAATTCTCAAAACCAAAACAACGAGAACACTTTACCGACGAATTTATAAATGATAAAAAATAG
- a CDS encoding SDR family NAD(P)-dependent oxidoreductase has product MNKVALITGVSREMGLGYETARQLKELGFKVLIAARDLHKVSELAEKIDVSARQLDITNDQSVNQLAKDVETEFGKLDVLINNAAAYFDQGRQALNADILFIKEAIDTNLLGAWRMIKAFQWLLQKSDSGRVVNVSSGAGSFTDPIFGLENHQGNTPVYAITKLALNGLTVKLARELKDTKVTVNSVCPGFVATYLGTEQWGARPVSEGAQGIVWAATLPDPSPTGKFFRDGVQVSW; this is encoded by the coding sequence ATGAACAAAGTAGCGCTTATTACAGGAGTAAGCCGAGAAATGGGACTTGGGTACGAGACTGCACGGCAATTAAAAGAACTTGGATTTAAGGTTCTTATTGCAGCAAGAGACCTACACAAGGTATCTGAATTGGCTGAAAAGATTGATGTTTCTGCACGGCAATTAGACATTACAAACGACCAATCAGTAAATCAATTGGCAAAAGATGTTGAAACTGAATTTGGTAAATTGGATGTACTGATTAATAACGCAGCGGCATACTTTGACCAAGGCAGACAAGCATTAAATGCCGATATATTGTTTATCAAAGAGGCAATTGATACCAATCTTTTGGGTGCTTGGCGAATGATAAAAGCGTTTCAGTGGCTCCTACAAAAGTCGGACAGTGGAAGAGTCGTAAATGTTTCAAGCGGTGCGGGTTCATTTACCGACCCCATATTCGGTTTAGAGAATCATCAGGGTAATACACCTGTATATGCCATTACCAAACTTGCTTTGAACGGCCTGACCGTCAAGTTGGCAAGAGAATTGAAAGACACAAAAGTAACGGTCAATTCAGTTTGCCCTGGTTTTGTCGCCACTTATCTAGGAACAGAACAATGGGGAGCGAGACCAGTTTCAGAAGGAGCACAAGGAATTGTATGGGCTGCAACTTTGCCAGACCCTTCACCGACAGGTAAGTTTTTTAGAGACGGGGTACAGGTCAGTTGGTAA
- a CDS encoding WG repeat-containing protein has product MVVDTLFKQMTAFNNGISVVTGLNHNSDSNDSIEKGVYEKGVIDTFGKWRVQYGKYKDIGEFNNGYARVKLIVENQKGYYDYEGIIDDMGKYKFTIPSKKWKLDYGNDNFHQDIAIIEIYSVDPDTVKLWSPKNRYDYKGAINTKGEIIFSNTDWDELTPFSFNRAFAIIRSTKPPLTRKINYDK; this is encoded by the coding sequence TTGGTAGTAGATACACTATTCAAACAAATGACTGCTTTCAATAATGGTATTTCTGTTGTAACAGGCTTAAATCACAACTCCGATTCAAATGACAGCATTGAGAAAGGTGTTTATGAAAAAGGCGTAATAGATACATTTGGAAAATGGAGAGTTCAATATGGGAAATACAAAGATATTGGAGAGTTTAATAATGGCTATGCACGCGTTAAATTAATTGTTGAAAACCAGAAAGGATATTATGACTACGAAGGAATAATAGATGACATGGGGAAGTATAAATTTACTATCCCGTCAAAAAAATGGAAACTCGACTACGGTAATGATAATTTTCATCAAGATATTGCGATTATTGAAATATATTCTGTTGATCCTGATACTGTTAAGCTATGGTCTCCAAAGAATCGTTATGATTATAAGGGAGCAATCAATACAAAAGGAGAAATAATATTTTCAAACACCGATTGGGACGAACTTACGCCTTTCTCTTTCAATAGAGCATTTGCAATCATAAGAAGCACAAAACCACCACTAACCAGAAAAATAAATTATGACAAATGA
- a CDS encoding WG repeat-containing protein, whose translation MKRIFLIIILTTFCLKTLGQSTDRLYTIKDNNLYSYIDKTGKTIIKPQFLSAGEFSEGLAPVRLNGTYGYINTKGKFIISPKFDLGLSLYNGLAKVFIDGKPFFINKKGSIFFNYNYKKIS comes from the coding sequence ATGAAGAGAATATTTCTAATAATTATACTGACAACATTTTGCTTGAAGACATTGGGGCAAAGTACGGACCGACTTTATACCATTAAGGACAACAACTTATATAGCTACATTGACAAAACAGGAAAAACAATAATAAAACCGCAGTTCTTATCAGCAGGGGAATTTTCAGAAGGTCTTGCTCCTGTTAGACTGAATGGAACTTATGGATATATTAACACCAAGGGAAAATTCATCATTTCGCCCAAGTTTGATTTAGGATTGTCTTTGTATAACGGGCTTGCAAAAGTTTTTATTGACGGAAAACCTTTTTTTATTAACAAAAAGGGAAGTATTTTTTTTAACTATAACTACAAAAAAATTTCATAA